A single region of the Candidatus Methylomirabilota bacterium genome encodes:
- a CDS encoding phosphoglycerate kinase has product MRKRTIEEVELAGRRVFLRVDFNVPLGRDGAVAEDARIRAVLPTLELCRQAGARVILASHLGRPKGAPDPKFSLRPVAIRLGELLGATVPLAGDCVGAEVESQARALRPGGLLLLENLRFHPGEEKNDPGFARALAALGDLYVNDAFAAAHRAHASTEGITRHLRPAVAGLLMKRELETLGRVLDAPERPLLAILGGAKVSDKLGLVDALLGRVDHLLIGGGMAFTFLKARGHEVGRSLLEAGLVETAARLLESAEARGVGLGLPSDTVVAASPDAEAGQTVAVAGIPPDRMGLDIGPATVAAFGAVIRESRTIVWNGPMGVFERAPFAAGTLGVARAVAEAPGLTVVGGGDTVAAVEHAGIADRIGYLSTGGGAFLEYLEGRTLPGVAALDDRP; this is encoded by the coding sequence GTGCGGAAGCGCACCATCGAGGAGGTCGAGCTCGCCGGCCGTCGGGTCTTCCTCCGCGTGGACTTCAACGTGCCCCTCGGCCGGGACGGGGCGGTCGCCGAGGACGCCCGCATCCGAGCCGTGCTGCCGACGCTCGAGCTCTGTCGCCAGGCCGGGGCCCGGGTGATCCTCGCCTCCCATCTCGGCCGCCCGAAGGGGGCGCCGGACCCCAAGTTCTCCCTGAGGCCCGTGGCGATCCGCCTCGGTGAGCTGCTCGGCGCGACGGTGCCGCTCGCCGGCGACTGCGTCGGGGCCGAGGTCGAGAGCCAGGCCCGCGCGCTCCGTCCGGGCGGGCTCCTCTTGCTCGAGAACCTCCGCTTCCACCCGGGCGAGGAGAAGAACGATCCGGGCTTCGCCCGGGCGCTGGCGGCCCTCGGCGACCTCTACGTGAACGACGCCTTCGCCGCCGCCCACCGGGCCCACGCGTCCACTGAAGGCATCACGCGCCACCTGCGCCCGGCGGTGGCCGGGCTCCTCATGAAGCGGGAGCTCGAGACCCTGGGGCGGGTCCTGGACGCGCCCGAGCGGCCCCTCCTGGCGATCCTCGGCGGCGCCAAGGTCTCGGACAAGCTGGGGCTCGTCGACGCGCTCCTCGGCCGGGTCGACCACCTGCTCATCGGGGGAGGCATGGCCTTCACGTTCCTCAAGGCCCGGGGCCACGAGGTCGGGCGGTCACTCCTCGAAGCCGGCCTCGTCGAGACGGCGGCCCGGCTCCTCGAATCGGCAGAGGCGCGCGGGGTCGGGCTCGGGCTTCCGTCCGACACCGTGGTGGCGGCCTCGCCCGACGCCGAGGCGGGCCAGACCGTGGCCGTGGCGGGGATCCCGCCCGACCGGATGGGCCTCGACATCGGGCCGGCGACGGTGGCCGCCTTCGGGGCCGTGATCCGGGAGAGCCGGACCATCGTGTGGAACGGCCCGATGGGGGTGTTCGAGCGGGCCCCGTTCGCCGCGGGAACGCTCGGGGTCGCCCGGGCGGTCGCGGAGGCGCCGGGGCTGACCGTGGTGGGCGGGGGCGACACGGTGGCGGCGGTCGAGCACGCCGGGATCGCGGATCGAATCGGCTACCTGTCGACGGGCGGCGGGGCGTTCCTCGAGTATCTCGAGGGACGGACGCTGCCGGGCGTGGCCGCCCTCGACGATCGCCCCTGA
- the gap gene encoding type I glyceraldehyde-3-phosphate dehydrogenase has protein sequence MGLKVGINGFGRIGRVFFRAAWGTPGLEVVGVNDLADAATLAHLLKYDSVHGHFRPEVVAKGEAFFVEGRQVRVSAQKDPAALPWKELGVDIVVESTGVFRDKAGTGKHLQAGAKKVVITAPAKDPDVTLVLGVNEGMYDPAAHHIVSNASCTTNCLATVTKVLLDRFGVRRGFMSTVHSYTNDQPIHDFPHKDLRRARAGAVSMIPTTTGAATAVGLVLPTLKGKLDGIAIRVPTANVSVVDLTAELEKPASVEAINDAFRQAAAGALKNILAYTDEQLVSVDFNGNPHSSIVDGPSTALIDGGLVKVLAWYDNEWGYSCRVRDLILYMGKSL, from the coding sequence ATGGGGCTGAAAGTCGGCATCAACGGTTTCGGACGGATCGGGCGGGTCTTCTTCCGAGCAGCCTGGGGCACCCCCGGGCTCGAGGTGGTGGGCGTCAATGACCTCGCCGACGCCGCGACGCTGGCCCACCTGCTGAAGTACGACTCGGTCCACGGGCACTTCCGGCCCGAGGTGGTGGCGAAGGGAGAGGCCTTCTTCGTCGAGGGCCGGCAGGTGCGGGTGTCCGCCCAGAAGGACCCCGCCGCGCTGCCCTGGAAGGAGCTCGGCGTGGACATCGTCGTCGAATCGACCGGTGTCTTCCGAGACAAGGCGGGAACCGGCAAGCATCTCCAGGCCGGCGCCAAGAAGGTCGTGATCACGGCTCCCGCCAAGGACCCCGACGTGACGCTCGTGCTCGGGGTGAACGAGGGGATGTACGACCCGGCCGCCCACCACATCGTGTCGAACGCGTCCTGCACGACGAACTGCCTGGCCACCGTGACGAAGGTTCTCCTCGACCGCTTCGGCGTGCGCCGGGGCTTCATGTCGACGGTCCACAGCTACACGAACGACCAGCCCATCCACGACTTCCCCCACAAGGACCTCCGGCGGGCCCGCGCCGGCGCGGTCTCGATGATCCCGACCACCACCGGAGCCGCGACCGCCGTGGGCCTCGTGCTCCCGACGCTCAAGGGGAAGCTCGACGGCATCGCGATCCGCGTCCCCACCGCGAACGTCTCGGTCGTCGACCTCACCGCCGAGCTCGAGAAGCCGGCCTCGGTGGAGGCCATCAACGACGCCTTCCGCCAGGCGGCCGCCGGCGCGCTCAAGAACATCCTGGCCTACACCGACGAGCAGCTCGTCTCCGTGGACTTCAACGGCAATCCCCATTCCTCGATCGTGGACGGCCCCTCCACGGCGCTGATCGACGGCGGGCTCGTGAAGGTCCTCGCCTGGTACGACAACGAGTGGGGGTATTCATGCCGGGTGCGCGACCTCATCCTCTATATGGGCAAATCCCTCTAG
- a CDS encoding ComF family protein, with translation MRPWLDPVLDLLFPAVCPVCGTRSDDRRRRPFCTACWDALPLLPEPGCPVCGRVFVGLPAGLRCDACRRAPPPFGYARAVAAYRDGMRAAIHVLKYRGRRAVAPPLGALLAQVGRRLLPSPPEGRADELAVDAIVPVPLHGARLAERGFNQAELLAAPVAAAWQRPLLTRALVRTRPTAPQTELDAMARRQNVTGAFAVARPAEVAGLRLLLIDDVLTTGATVSAAARALRQGGAASVGVLVLAAVDAG, from the coding sequence GTGAGGCCGTGGCTCGATCCCGTCCTCGACCTGCTCTTCCCCGCCGTCTGTCCGGTGTGCGGGACGCGCTCCGATGACCGTCGCCGCCGGCCGTTCTGCACCGCCTGCTGGGACGCGCTGCCGCTCTTGCCCGAGCCGGGGTGCCCCGTCTGCGGCCGGGTGTTCGTGGGGCTCCCGGCGGGACTCCGCTGTGACGCCTGTCGCCGCGCGCCGCCGCCCTTCGGCTATGCTCGGGCGGTGGCGGCCTACCGGGACGGCATGCGAGCCGCCATCCACGTCCTGAAGTACCGCGGCCGCCGAGCGGTGGCGCCGCCGCTCGGCGCGCTCCTGGCCCAGGTGGGCCGTCGCCTGCTGCCGTCGCCTCCGGAGGGCCGCGCGGACGAGCTGGCCGTGGACGCGATCGTCCCGGTCCCGCTCCACGGCGCGCGCCTGGCCGAGCGCGGCTTCAACCAGGCCGAGCTCCTGGCCGCACCCGTGGCCGCCGCGTGGCAGCGGCCGCTCCTGACCCGCGCCCTCGTCCGCACGCGGCCCACCGCGCCCCAGACCGAGCTCGACGCGATGGCCCGGCGTCAGAACGTGACCGGCGCGTTCGCCGTCGCGCGTCCAGCCGAGGTCGCCGGGCTCCGCCTGCTCCTGATCGACGACGTCCTCACCACCGGCGCCACGGTCTCGGCAGCCGCCCGGGCGCTCCGCCAGGGCGGTGCAGCGTCGGTCGGAGTCCTGGTCCTCGCGGCGGTCGATGCGGGCTGA
- a CDS encoding TraR/DksA family transcriptional regulator, whose product MKMKKDRLAQFRQTLLDKRRQLEDEVGRSALYGKGQEDDSIKDLGDQATTAYTREFLFELGNGDRRLLKEVLIALRKLDEGGFGECERCGESIAERRLDALPFARYCIGCQRLIEQEEKAVTG is encoded by the coding sequence ATGAAGATGAAGAAGGATCGCCTCGCTCAGTTTCGCCAGACGCTGCTCGACAAGCGGCGCCAGCTGGAGGACGAGGTCGGGCGGAGCGCGCTCTACGGGAAGGGGCAGGAGGACGACTCGATCAAGGATCTCGGTGACCAGGCGACCACCGCTTACACCCGCGAGTTCCTGTTCGAGCTCGGCAACGGGGACCGCCGACTCCTCAAGGAGGTTCTGATCGCCCTGCGCAAGCTCGACGAGGGCGGCTTCGGCGAGTGCGAGCGCTGCGGCGAGTCGATCGCCGAGCGGCGGCTCGACGCGCTCCCCTTCGCGCGCTACTGCATCGGCTGTCAGCGCCTGATCGAGCAAGAGGAGAAGGCCGTCACCGGCTGA
- the rsfS gene encoding ribosome silencing factor: MPLTAAAKARLGARAALAKKAESMLVLDLQAISSIADYFVICCGASTTQVRTIVDAVEQSLKAEGVPVYHREGLPESGWVLLDYADVVVHVFLPETRDFYSLERLWGDAPELPIEA; the protein is encoded by the coding sequence GTGCCGCTGACTGCCGCCGCGAAAGCCCGGCTGGGCGCCCGGGCGGCCCTCGCCAAGAAGGCCGAGTCGATGCTCGTGCTGGATCTCCAGGCCATCTCCTCCATCGCCGACTACTTCGTCATCTGCTGCGGCGCATCGACGACGCAGGTTCGGACGATCGTGGACGCGGTGGAGCAGAGCCTCAAGGCCGAAGGGGTGCCGGTCTACCATCGCGAGGGCCTGCCGGAGTCGGGCTGGGTGCTGCTCGACTACGCCGACGTGGTCGTGCACGTGTTCCTGCCGGAGACCCGCGACTTCTACTCGCTCGAACGGTTGTGGGGAGACGCCCCCGAGTTGCCCATCGAGGCGTGA
- the nadD gene encoding nicotinate-nucleotide adenylyltransferase: protein MAELRLGVLGGTFNPIHLGHLALAESFRERLALDRVLFVPAGIPPHKDVRGVAGSLDRYAMVALAVAGHPAFTACDVEVRRAGPSYSVETLETLSGEWPGARLFLLMGTDTFLDLPSWRTPERLATWATLAVGRREGSEFDPEAPAARAVLARLGRRDWQHIGTTSPEELAAIGPGEVLLVETRSLPVSAREIRRRLGAGESVRYLVPLAVAEYIGQHRLYTEPAAECR from the coding sequence ATGGCGGAGCTGCGGCTGGGAGTTCTCGGCGGGACCTTCAATCCGATCCATCTGGGCCATCTGGCGCTGGCCGAGTCCTTTCGCGAACGTCTGGCGCTCGATCGGGTCCTCTTCGTGCCCGCCGGGATTCCGCCGCACAAGGACGTGCGGGGTGTCGCCGGCTCCCTCGACCGGTACGCGATGGTGGCGCTCGCGGTCGCCGGCCATCCGGCCTTCACGGCCTGTGACGTCGAGGTGCGGCGGGCGGGGCCGTCCTACTCGGTCGAGACCCTGGAGACGTTGTCGGGCGAATGGCCCGGCGCCCGCCTCTTCCTCCTGATGGGGACCGACACGTTTCTGGATCTGCCGAGCTGGCGCACCCCCGAGCGGCTCGCCACCTGGGCCACGCTCGCGGTGGGCCGCCGGGAGGGGAGTGAGTTCGATCCCGAGGCGCCCGCCGCCCGAGCCGTGCTGGCCCGACTGGGCCGCCGGGATTGGCAGCACATCGGGACCACGTCCCCGGAGGAGCTGGCCGCCATCGGGCCGGGGGAAGTGCTCCTGGTCGAGACGCGGTCCCTGCCCGTCTCGGCGCGGGAGATTCGGCGCCGGCTCGGGGCCGGAGAGAGCGTCCGCTATCTCGTCCCGCTGGCGGTCGCCGAATACATCGGGCAGCACCGGTTGTACACCGAGCCCGCCGCAGAGTGCCGCTGA
- a CDS encoding glutamate-5-semialdehyde dehydrogenase, whose translation MTIRELVETRARAARDASRVLALASTRVKNDALMQMARGVEEKARVILRANRGDLERARSRGHPRAFLDRLTLTDARIEEMAAGIRQIAGLPDPVGETVRMWRRPNGMEVGRVRVPLGVVGIIYESRPNVTADAAALCVKSGNACVLRGGHDALESNTVIAAILAKGLEKGGLPAEAIGFIDTPDREAVDVLLTLERYVDLVVPRGGEAFVRMVAERASIPVLKHDKGLCHVYVDADADLAMAAEIALNAKVQRPGVCNAMETLLVHRSVAEAFLPAVAERLREAGVEVRGCPATRILVPWAKPADEEDWRTEYLDLILAVRVVDAFEAAVAHIREYGSGLAEAIVTRDYGRARRFLAEVDAACVLVNASTRLCDGSQFGMGAELGISTSKLHARGPVGVEELTTTKFVVLGSGQLRE comes from the coding sequence ATGACGATCCGCGAGCTGGTGGAGACCCGGGCGCGGGCGGCGCGGGACGCATCGCGCGTGCTGGCCCTCGCCTCGACGCGGGTCAAGAACGACGCGCTCATGCAGATGGCGCGGGGCGTCGAGGAAAAGGCGCGGGTGATCCTCCGGGCCAACCGGGGTGACCTCGAGCGGGCGCGCAGCCGGGGCCACCCGCGAGCGTTTCTCGACCGCCTCACCCTCACCGACGCGCGCATCGAGGAGATGGCCGCCGGCATCCGCCAGATCGCCGGGCTGCCCGACCCGGTCGGAGAGACCGTGCGGATGTGGCGCCGACCGAACGGCATGGAGGTCGGACGCGTCCGCGTCCCGCTCGGAGTGGTCGGGATCATCTACGAGAGCCGCCCCAATGTCACCGCGGATGCCGCCGCGCTCTGCGTGAAGTCCGGCAACGCGTGTGTCCTCCGCGGCGGCCACGACGCCCTCGAGTCCAACACGGTGATCGCGGCGATCCTCGCCAAGGGCCTCGAGAAGGGGGGGCTCCCGGCGGAGGCCATCGGCTTCATCGACACGCCCGACCGGGAGGCGGTCGACGTGCTCCTCACCCTCGAGCGGTACGTGGATCTCGTCGTGCCCCGGGGAGGCGAAGCCTTCGTGCGCATGGTCGCCGAGCGCGCCAGCATCCCGGTGCTCAAGCACGACAAGGGACTGTGTCACGTCTACGTGGATGCCGACGCCGACCTCGCCATGGCGGCCGAGATCGCCCTGAACGCCAAGGTGCAGCGGCCCGGAGTCTGCAACGCCATGGAGACGCTCCTGGTGCACCGCTCGGTGGCCGAGGCCTTCCTTCCCGCGGTGGCGGAACGCTTGCGGGAGGCCGGAGTCGAGGTGCGGGGCTGCCCGGCGACCCGGATCCTCGTCCCCTGGGCGAAGCCGGCCGACGAGGAGGATTGGCGCACGGAGTACCTCGACCTGATCCTCGCGGTCCGCGTGGTGGACGCCTTCGAGGCCGCCGTCGCGCACATCCGGGAGTACGGCTCGGGGCTGGCCGAGGCCATCGTGACGCGCGACTACGGCCGGGCCCGCCGGTTCCTGGCCGAGGTGGACGCCGCCTGCGTCCTGGTCAACGCCTCGACCCGGCTCTGCGACGGCAGCCAGTTCGGGATGGGCGCCGAGCTCGGCATCTCCACCTCCAAGCTTCACGCCCGTGGGCCGGTGGGCGTCGAAGAGCTGACCACGACCAAGTTCGTCGTGCTGGGTTCCGGGCAGTTGCGGGAGTAG